The genomic window CGTGGTGTCAAACGCTGTTCCCAGTCCGCCAAACACGTCTTGCAAAGCGGCTTTCATGGCGTCCATGCTGCCACCGTCACTAAGGCTGGTGGCCAAACTGGCGACGGCGGAGCTAACGCCCATCACCGTACCGATAAAGCCCAGGATGGGCAGTGACCAGATGAAGACTTTGAGGATCGTATAGCTGCCGGCCAGGTTGTTGGCGTCGATGGCCGATTGCGACTCCATCATTGTGACAGTTTCCGCGGCGCTTTTACGCACCCGGAAATGTTCGATCCCGCGGACCACGCGGTTGATCAAGAACGTATCGCTGCTGGCGCCCGGCAACTGATTGATGTGTTCGATAAAGCGGTCGATCGAATCGACGGTGATTTCCGGCGAAATCTCCGTCGGCAAGACATCCAACAACATGGCGTCTTTTTGTTTTTTCAGATTCAGCCATTTCAGCACCAGGATGGCGATGGCCCAAAACAACAGCAGTGTGGTGGGAAACGGCACCGGCCCGCGATGCCAAAACAACTGTCCAAACAGCGTGTGCTGGATTGGAAAGGTCAGCCCGTACCACAACACGGCCGCCCCGGCACCAAGCAGGAAACTGAGCAACAAACTGACATCGCTGCTGGCCGAATCGCTGCTGGAACTGAACCAGCTCTTTTGCGGTTTACGAAGGTGGACCTCGTGCGAGGGACGCACGGCGGGGGGCGTTTCCGCGGTCCGAATGCTGGGACTTACGGGCTCCGGTCCCGCAGCGGGTGCAGCAGGCATCGAGGGCGCAATGGAACTGGCGGCGGGGGAACTGGCCGCGGGTTTGGAGCGAGATTTGGCGGGTCCCGCGGCACCGGCGACCTGGATCCCCGGAAAAATCGGATCCGGCTCCTCGGGCACGCTCTCGGGAATGCGAACCGTGGCACGACAATAGGGACAGGCGCGGCTTTTGCCGGCCAAACTTTCCGGCACCTTCAGCGATTTATTGCAACCGGGACAGGGGATCTTGAAAAAGGACATTC from Roseimaritima ulvae includes these protein-coding regions:
- a CDS encoding MotA/TolQ/ExbB proton channel family protein — translated: MSFFKIPCPGCNKSLKVPESLAGKSRACPYCRATVRIPESVPEEPDPIFPGIQVAGAAGPAKSRSKPAASSPAASSIAPSMPAAPAAGPEPVSPSIRTAETPPAVRPSHEVHLRKPQKSWFSSSSDSASSDVSLLLSFLLGAGAAVLWYGLTFPIQHTLFGQLFWHRGPVPFPTTLLLFWAIAILVLKWLNLKKQKDAMLLDVLPTEISPEITVDSIDRFIEHINQLPGASSDTFLINRVVRGIEHFRVRKSAAETVTMMESQSAIDANNLAGSYTILKVFIWSLPILGFIGTVMGVSSAVASLATSLSDGGSMDAMKAALQDVFGGLGTAFDTTLLALIMSMLVKIPASALQKSEEDLITSVDEYCNENLLRRLNDGREGGAERGASGAAAGESDVFRQAVEQALGTHHAEMEQWLAKLDGIGSHLTDQVSQGWDKVNQRIEQQQEKHIKVLHEQQLDQQARLQAQLDQMANAADKIQQTLTSLTEQTVSLQSQVNETFSQTHTSLEEHLTGVQTGLASLSSVLQQLGDQQVVVQQVASDPPSRNGWFGKRSRAKGRR